Proteins co-encoded in one Pelodiscus sinensis isolate JC-2024 chromosome 9, ASM4963464v1, whole genome shotgun sequence genomic window:
- the ANGPTL3 gene encoding angiopoietin-related protein 3 — MKIAVIFLFIAPFAISSSLDKDYSSFDSASPEPKPRFAMLDDVRILGNGLLQLGHGLKDFVHKTKGQMNDIFQKLNIFDKSFYELSLQTSEIKVEEEELRKTTSRLQANNEEIRNISLELNSKIEDLLHHKTELQEKIGGLEEKVIKLVHIQPEIQESKEMTSLKNFVQQQDTHIRQLLKVVQEQHSQLDKQHNQIRELEEKLSNTDFHENTESSFSLKQMEPRIIPFPSHNSTAPAQVKGLATDCTALYKRGERTSGIYSIKPNGSEAFNVFCEVKTDSSWTVIQNRVDGSLDFNQTWESYTNGFGDLNGEFWLGLEKIYSIANQADYILRIELKDWRDNKHYVEYTFTLGSSETDYTLLLSETLGNISNALPEQTKLRFSIMDHDNATRRDFNCPQRYSGGWWHRACGETNLNGKYINPRSEGKLERRRGIYWKPQKGRFYLIKSTKLMIHPTDLESFE; from the exons ATGAAAATAGCTGTCATCTTTCTTTTTATTGCCCCTTTTGCTATTTCAAGTAGTCTTGACAAAGACTATTCTTCCTTTGATTCTGCATCTCCTGAGCCAAAACCAAGATTTGCCATGTTAGATGATGTGCGGATTTTAGGTAATGGACTTCTCCAGCTTGGACACGGCCTTAAAGACTTTGTCCACAAGACCAAGGGGCAAATGAATGACATCTTTCAAAAACTTAACATATTTGACAAGTCCTTTTATGAGCTCTCACTGCAAACCAGTGAAATCAAGGTAGAAGAAGAAGAGCTCAGAAAAACAACTTCCAGATTACAGGCCAACAATGAAGAGATAAGGAATATATCACTAGAGTTGAACTCAAAGATTGAAGACCTATTACATCACAAGACTGAGCTTCAAGAGAAAATAGGAGGGCTGGAAGAGAAAGTAATTAAATTAGTCCACATTCAGCCTGAAATTCAAGAATCGAAAGAAATGACTTCACTCAAA AATTTTGTACAGCAACAGGATACCCACATTAGGCAACTACTCAAAGTTGTACAAGAACAGCACTCACAACTTGATAAACAGCACAATCAAATAAGGGAGCTGGAAGAAAAG CTAAGCAATACAGATTTTCACGAAAACACAGAGAGTTCATTTTCTCTGAAGCAAATGGAACCTAGGATCATTCCCTTTCCTTCACATAATTCTACAGCTCCAGCACAAGTTAAAG GTCTTGCTACTGACTGCACTGCCCTTTACAAGAGAGGTGAACGGACCAGTGGCATTTACTCTATTAAGCCCAACGGATCTGAAGCTTTCAATGTCTTTTGTGAAGTGAAAACTG ACAGCTCCTGGACAGTAATTCAAAACAGAGTTGATGGATCACTAGATTTCAACCAAACCTGGGAGAGCTACACCAATGGTTTTGGTGACCTCAATG GGGAATTTTGGTTGGGACTAGAGAAGATATATTCCATTGCTAACCAAGCTGACTACATTTTACGTATTGAGCTGAAAGACTGGAGAGATAATAAACACTACGTCGAATACACATTCACATTGGGAAGTTCAGAAACAGACTACACACTTCTTCTTTCAGAGACCTTAGGAAATATTTCCAATGCACTGCCTGAACAAACAAAACTGAGGTTCTCCATAATGGATCATGACAACGCTACAAGGAGAGATTTCAACTGTCCACAAAGATATTCAG GTGGCTGGTGGCACAGAGCATGTGGGGAAACAAATCTGAATGGAAAATATATCAATCCAAGATCAGAGGGAAAACTGGAAAGGAGACGAGGAATATACTGGAAGCCTCAGAAAGGAAGATTCTACTTGATCAAGTCAACCAAACTGATGATACATCCTACAGATCTGGAAAGTTTTGAATGA